One Spinacia oleracea cultivar Varoflay chromosome 4, BTI_SOV_V1, whole genome shotgun sequence DNA segment encodes these proteins:
- the LOC130471383 gene encoding 40S ribosomal protein S24-1-like: MPLARGSTCQRYGKSSSLAVHSTEYAAATVNELHAELKDKLASIYDVKDPNSIFVFKFRTHFGGGKSIEFGLIYDSVDNAKKFEPKYSLIRNGLATKIEKSRKQMKERKNIAKKISGVKKTKAAEAGKKK, encoded by the exons ATGCCACTGGCTAGGGGCAGTACATGTCAAAGATATGGCAAGAGCTCAAGTCTTGCTGTACATAGTACAGAGTATGCAGCAGCTACAGTCAATGAGTTGCAT GCAGAATTGAAGGACAAACTAGCTAGCATATATGATGTGAAAGATCCAAATTCTATCTTTGTCTTCAAGTTCCGTACTCACTTTGGAGGAGGTAAATCTATTGAATTCGGTTTGATTTATGATTCTGTTGATAACGCAAAGAAGTTTGAACCAAAGTACAGCCTGATAAGG AATGGATTGGCTACCAAGATTGAGAAGTCCagaaaacaaatgaaagaaaggaAGAACATAGCTAAGAAGATCAGTGGTGTTAAGAAG ACCAAGGCTGCTGAAGCTGGAAAGAAGAAATGA
- the LOC110779532 gene encoding uncharacterized protein has translation MTSSGNIPIDGTRNDNDVNDGNGNHKSALTLEGMQERIEELRKDPIFGDTPGETSDNRMDLMRLIMSDHLQGNRQKPRSEQEECSNMFNKFASHKPPTYDGKPDPTEFEEWISDMEKLFDETQCPEKWKVNYAVFYLKGQANLWWKSVNGIQNEPGFGWEKLTEAMREQLYSYSLQMQMESEFIKLSQGKKNVLEYAVKFNELARFSPDLVTTDRQRMNRFEGGLNIEIRDRLSSSRISTFQELYDRAINLERIIKLREETYGKRKGSFEENQPNNKKQNVNVSYQGGNNGNQNFNKNRGCAKCGRWNHTEKECRIGTRDCFKCGSKDHQIRDCPQIHREQGDRRNDENKGNGGTTNFNRNPPRGPTSNGRVFLMQGKDDDANDNDDFASME, from the coding sequence ATGACTTCAAGCGGAAATATTCCTATTGACGGCACTAGAAACGATAACGATGTTAACGATGGCAATGGTAATCACAAATCTGCATTAACGCTGGAAGGAATGcaagaaagaattgaagaattgcGCAAGGATCCCATTTTCGGTGACACCCCAGGAGAAACGAGTGATAATCGAATGGACTTAATGAGATTGATAATGTCGGATCATCTGCAAGGAAATCGTCAGAAGCCAAGGTCAGAGCAAGAAGAATGCTCCAACATGTTCAACAAGTTCGCTTCTCATAAACCCCCTACGTATGATGGCAAGCCAGACCCTACTGAATTTGAGGAATGGATTAGCGATATGGAGAAGTTATTTGATGAAACTCAATGCCCCGAGAAATGGAAGGTCAACTACGCCGTCTTTTACTTGAAAGGACAAGCCAACCTGTGGTGGAAAAGTGTTAATGGAATCCAAAATGAGCCTGGTTTTGGTTGGGAAAAGCTGACGGAAGCTATGCGGGAACAACTTTATTCCTATTCTCTGCAAATGCAAATGGAATCGGAATTTATCAAATTGAGTCAAGGAAAGAAAAATGTTCTAGAATATGCAGTGAAATTCAATGAGCTTGCTCGATTTTCCCCTGACCTGGTGACTACTGATAGGCAAAGGATGAATCGATTTGAAGGAGGATTAAACATTGAGATCCGTGATCGTCTTTCGAGTTCTAGAATTTCCACTTTCCAAGAGTTGTACGATCGAGCAATTAACCTCGAAAGAATTATCAAGCTTCGAGAAGAAACATATGGAAAACGAAAAGGGAGCTTCGAAGAAAATCAACCGAACAATAAGAAACAAAATGTCAATGTCAGCTATCAAGGAGGGAATAACGGAAACCAAAACTTTAACAAGAATCGTGGATGCGCCAAGTGTGGAAGATGGAACCATACTGAGAAAGAATGTCGAATTGGTACGCGagattgcttcaaatgtggtagCAAAGATCACCAAATCAGAGATTGTCCGCAAATACACAGAGAGCAAGGTGATAGGAGAAACGATGAAAACAAAGGAAATGGTGGCACTACAAATTTCAACCGTAATCCCCCACGTGGACCAACTTCGAATGGAAGAGTGTTTTTAATGCAGGGAAAAGACGATGATGCAAATGACAATGACGACTTCGCTAGTATGGAATGA